A single region of the Paludibacter jiangxiensis genome encodes:
- a CDS encoding L-rhamnose mutarotase: MKTKVVKQISFSSLRGVGGALLLFVVLLLAGCTQKSTQYPSVIEIVNKGDSRLHLADFVNFCKENKLDTTSVYEWNKHWVIYSYFTDINAVKANLEKSFPSTQVKLYERPFYVFDRKKCDKDDVAKECTNIIMSANLVKDTTMQKQYMEYHRTQFEKWPEVSKGFCNANFQQLLVFRSGRQLMLVISIPKGDKFEDLNPKTSENNPRVDQWNALMSKYQEGIEDAPVGTSWVMFENRK; encoded by the coding sequence ATGAAAACAAAGGTCGTAAAGCAGATTTCATTCTCCTCCCTGAGAGGAGTTGGGGGAGCACTTCTCTTGTTTGTTGTGTTGTTGTTGGCCGGTTGCACCCAAAAATCGACACAATATCCTTCGGTTATTGAGATTGTCAATAAAGGTGATTCGCGACTGCATTTAGCCGATTTTGTAAATTTTTGCAAGGAAAATAAGCTGGATACTACCTCTGTATACGAATGGAACAAACATTGGGTGATCTATTCGTATTTCACTGATATCAATGCGGTAAAGGCTAATCTGGAGAAATCTTTTCCTTCAACTCAGGTGAAATTGTATGAACGTCCGTTCTATGTTTTCGATCGTAAAAAATGTGACAAAGACGACGTTGCCAAAGAGTGCACCAATATTATTATGTCGGCCAATCTGGTGAAAGATACGACCATGCAAAAGCAATACATGGAATATCACCGTACACAATTCGAGAAGTGGCCGGAAGTGTCGAAAGGCTTTTGCAATGCAAATTTCCAACAACTTTTGGTGTTTCGTAGCGGTCGTCAGTTGATGCTGGTCATCAGCATCCCGAAGGGCGATAAATTCGAAGATCTTAATCCCAAAACATCCGAAAACAACCCGCGCGTCGATCAATGGAATGCCCTGATGAGCAAATATCAGGAAGGAATTGAAGATGCACCCGTAGGAACGAGCTGGGTGATGTTCGAAAACAGAAAATAG
- a CDS encoding glycoside hydrolase family 31 protein — MQQTNYQLFDFLDFSTALDSGDRLWRACTPTEIEVKNGDVFITIPFQKQQNSNEINPDTSAPRKNYMLRLRAYGQQIVRAAIGFGTEWKEDSPMLELDARLTSNPLHVEKTAQEWIVRDSHNQTKANVSFRQPEISWWSDLVPAPAETIDLTLFPDGVHEVKFSAYDMFSPARHDAFALALVERNDVPNRVTCSLKAKADECFAGTGERFAKMDLSGRTFQLRNQDGQGVNNRRAYKNIPFYLSSEHYGLFLHTSSFAKFSLADHSTRSAQVLVEEPVLDLFFIGGDTAEQILFGYRQLTGFPTMPPLWSFGTWMSRMTYFSADEVNDICQRMRNEGYPCDVIHLDTGWFKTDWLCEWKFNDERFSDPKKFIADLKKDGYRVSLWQLPYISYNAEQYEEANANDYISKSERKISGSSNFSMEDYAGTIDFTYDKATEWYKGLLKKLLDMGVVCIKTDFGEDIHLDAEYHSMTPEKLHNLYPLLYQKAAYEITKEVAGEGIVWARAGWAGCQRYPLHWGGDSACSWDGLAGSLKGGLHIGLSGFGFWSHDVPGFHGVPNFMNSVLPDDIYVRWTQFGVFSSHLRYHGSHEREPWHYPAIAPIVKKWLQLRYRLIPYILEQSEKVTHTGYPVLRALLFHHPEDKTCWHIEDQYYFGDNMLVAPVMNSDNRRDIYLPEGKWVNFFTGEILEGERWLRNVEVPLDQMPVYVKYSAEIPVYPENVNCTDEMDMAKVVKIRFDEKTKCTL, encoded by the coding sequence ATGCAGCAGACCAACTATCAACTGTTCGATTTTCTTGACTTCAGTACTGCGCTCGACAGCGGTGATCGCTTGTGGAGAGCGTGTACGCCCACGGAAATTGAAGTGAAGAATGGCGACGTATTTATTACGATCCCGTTTCAAAAGCAACAGAACTCCAACGAGATCAATCCCGATACTTCAGCGCCACGCAAAAACTATATGTTGCGGTTGCGGGCTTACGGACAGCAGATCGTACGGGCAGCCATCGGTTTCGGTACCGAATGGAAGGAAGACTCTCCGATGCTGGAACTCGATGCACGTCTTACGTCCAATCCTTTGCATGTTGAAAAAACAGCGCAGGAATGGATCGTCAGGGACTCCCATAACCAAACCAAAGCCAATGTCAGTTTCCGCCAGCCCGAAATAAGCTGGTGGAGCGATCTGGTTCCGGCACCGGCCGAAACCATCGACCTGACCCTTTTTCCTGATGGCGTGCACGAGGTTAAATTTTCAGCTTACGATATGTTTTCGCCTGCCCGCCACGATGCTTTTGCGTTGGCATTGGTAGAACGAAACGATGTTCCGAATCGTGTGACCTGTTCGTTGAAAGCCAAAGCCGATGAGTGCTTTGCAGGTACCGGCGAACGGTTTGCCAAGATGGATCTTTCGGGACGAACATTCCAACTGCGCAATCAGGACGGACAGGGCGTCAACAACCGTCGTGCCTACAAAAATATTCCGTTTTACCTTTCGAGCGAACATTACGGACTGTTTCTGCATACCTCTTCGTTTGCCAAATTCTCGCTGGCCGATCACTCTACCCGTTCGGCGCAGGTGTTGGTGGAAGAGCCGGTGCTCGACCTGTTCTTCATTGGGGGCGACACTGCCGAACAAATCCTTTTCGGCTATCGTCAACTGACTGGCTTCCCGACCATGCCTCCGCTCTGGAGTTTCGGAACGTGGATGAGCCGCATGACCTATTTCTCTGCCGACGAGGTGAACGATATTTGTCAGCGGATGCGCAACGAGGGCTATCCCTGCGATGTGATTCACCTGGATACCGGCTGGTTCAAAACCGACTGGCTCTGCGAGTGGAAGTTCAATGACGAACGTTTTTCCGATCCGAAGAAATTTATCGCCGACCTGAAGAAGGATGGCTATCGTGTAAGTTTGTGGCAATTGCCCTACATCTCTTACAATGCAGAGCAATACGAAGAGGCCAACGCCAACGACTATATCAGCAAGAGCGAACGGAAGATTTCCGGTTCTTCCAATTTTAGTATGGAAGATTACGCCGGCACCATCGACTTTACTTACGACAAAGCGACTGAATGGTACAAAGGCTTGCTGAAAAAGCTGCTTGATATGGGTGTTGTCTGCATCAAAACCGACTTTGGTGAAGATATCCACCTGGATGCTGAATACCATTCGATGACGCCGGAAAAGTTGCACAACCTTTACCCATTGTTGTACCAAAAAGCGGCTTACGAAATCACCAAAGAGGTGGCCGGCGAAGGCATCGTGTGGGCGCGTGCCGGATGGGCAGGCTGCCAGCGCTATCCCCTGCACTGGGGCGGTGATTCGGCTTGTTCGTGGGACGGCTTGGCCGGTTCGTTGAAAGGCGGCTTGCATATAGGATTGTCGGGCTTCGGTTTCTGGAGCCATGACGTGCCGGGTTTTCACGGCGTGCCCAACTTTATGAACTCCGTTTTGCCCGATGATATTTACGTGCGCTGGACACAATTCGGGGTCTTTTCGTCGCACCTGCGCTATCATGGTTCACACGAGCGTGAGCCCTGGCACTATCCCGCCATTGCGCCAATCGTGAAGAAATGGTTGCAACTCCGTTACCGCTTGATTCCGTATATTTTGGAACAGAGCGAAAAAGTAACGCATACCGGTTATCCGGTGTTGCGGGCGCTGTTGTTCCATCATCCCGAAGATAAAACCTGCTGGCACATTGAAGATCAGTACTATTTTGGTGACAATATGCTGGTGGCTCCGGTGATGAATTCGGACAACCGTCGGGATATTTATTTGCCCGAAGGCAAGTGGGTGAACTTTTTTACTGGCGAAATACTGGAAGGAGAACGCTGGTTGCGCAACGTGGAAGTGCCACTGGATCAGATGCCGGTTTACGTGAAATACAGTGCCGAAATTCCGGTTTATCCCGAAAATGTGAACTGCACCGATGAAATGGATATGGCGAAAGTAGTGAAAATACGCTTTGATGAAAAAACGAAATGTACGCTATGA
- a CDS encoding sodium:solute symporter family transporter: MNNILGTLQSLDFVIIAVYMATLIFIGYWVSFVKKKKENENMFLAEHSLTWPSIGLNMWGTNVGPSMLLASASAGYTTGIVSGNFAWYAFIFILMLAVVFAPRYIGAKVSTLPEYMGKRFGQSTRHLLAWYTLITILISWLSLGLFAGGIMVKQLLGIPMWSSIIIMVVLATLLTAAGGLKAIAYTSVFQMILLIIVSLTLTLIGLDKVGGPSELFRQTPGHYWQMFLPNSDKDFPWLAIILGYPIMGVWFWCTEQSMVQSVLGAKNLKQGQLGASFIGWLKILDVPLFILPGVICFVLYPQLANPDAAYLTLVTNIFPMGMKGLIIVVLMAALIGNVGSSLNSVSTVYTMDIYLKKHKPNASNADIIRIGRWVTVVSAVVSVVIALAIDGIKGLNLFNVFQSVLGFLAPPMSVAFLFAVLWKKTSRRAINWVLSAGTLVCLTIGILFYMKLIFVNLHFLYLSFFLFVGLSLFTVVYSLMDKRAEDHENTLDYKPIKVSNTVKIAWGLLIVVMVTLYIIFN, encoded by the coding sequence ATGAATAACATTTTAGGCACTCTCCAGTCGCTCGATTTTGTGATTATTGCCGTCTACATGGCGACTTTAATCTTTATCGGTTACTGGGTGAGTTTTGTAAAGAAGAAAAAAGAGAACGAGAATATGTTTCTCGCCGAACACTCGTTGACATGGCCTTCCATTGGGCTCAACATGTGGGGTACCAACGTAGGGCCGTCCATGTTGCTGGCCTCGGCAAGCGCCGGATACACTACGGGTATTGTGTCGGGAAATTTTGCATGGTACGCGTTCATTTTCATATTGATGCTGGCGGTGGTTTTCGCACCGCGTTACATCGGAGCGAAGGTCTCGACCCTGCCCGAATACATGGGCAAGCGGTTCGGACAGTCGACCCGCCACCTGTTGGCTTGGTACACGCTGATCACAATTCTGATTTCGTGGTTGTCGCTGGGATTGTTTGCCGGCGGAATCATGGTGAAGCAATTACTCGGTATTCCGATGTGGTCATCCATCATTATCATGGTGGTATTGGCTACACTACTGACCGCAGCGGGCGGCCTGAAAGCGATTGCATATACCAGTGTTTTTCAGATGATTTTGCTGATCATTGTCTCGCTTACGTTGACATTGATCGGACTCGATAAGGTAGGCGGACCGTCGGAATTGTTTCGCCAAACGCCGGGACACTACTGGCAGATGTTTTTGCCCAACTCGGATAAGGACTTTCCGTGGCTGGCGATTATTCTGGGTTACCCAATAATGGGAGTCTGGTTTTGGTGTACCGAACAGTCGATGGTGCAGTCGGTACTCGGAGCGAAAAACCTGAAACAGGGACAATTGGGTGCCAGTTTTATAGGTTGGTTGAAGATTCTGGATGTACCTTTGTTTATCCTGCCGGGGGTGATTTGCTTTGTGCTCTATCCGCAATTGGCAAATCCGGATGCAGCGTATCTCACACTGGTAACCAACATTTTCCCGATGGGAATGAAGGGATTGATTATCGTGGTGCTGATGGCGGCCTTGATTGGGAACGTGGGTTCGTCGCTCAATTCGGTGAGTACGGTTTACACGATGGACATCTACCTGAAAAAACATAAGCCGAACGCTTCGAATGCCGATATTATCCGCATCGGTCGTTGGGTAACGGTGGTAAGCGCCGTGGTATCGGTGGTTATCGCGTTGGCAATCGACGGCATTAAAGGGTTGAACCTGTTCAATGTCTTCCAGTCGGTACTAGGCTTCCTTGCTCCGCCGATGTCGGTGGCATTTTTGTTTGCCGTATTGTGGAAAAAGACATCGCGCCGTGCCATCAATTGGGTACTATCGGCCGGAACACTGGTGTGTCTGACGATCGGAATTTTATTTTACATGAAACTGATATTCGTCAATTTGCACTTTTTGTACCTGTCGTTCTTTCTATTTGTGGGACTGTCGCTTTTCACGGTTGTTTATTCACTGATGGACAAACGAGCCGAGGATCACGAAAATACACTGGACTATAAACCGATCAAAGTATCGAATACGGTAAAAATTGCCTGGGGATTGCTGATCGTTGTGATGGTTACATTGTACATTATATTTAATTGA
- a CDS encoding cobalamin-dependent protein (Presence of a B(12) (cobalamin)-binding domain implies dependence on cobalamin itself, in one of its several forms, or in some unusual lineages, dependence on a cobalamin-like analog.), which translates to MNQELLLKLSECVEFGKINLASPYPPNMKGQPGADEYTKEALEAGAQPSEILDELVAAMGKVGQKFTENKIFVPQMLLSAKAMSAAMAHLKPFFASGAVQRKGTFIIGTVFGDLHDIGKNLVAMMVEGAGWEVIDLGIDVKIEKFVEAVQQHPGAALGISALLTTTMVNIQPVIEAVKAASPDTKIIVGGAPLSAEFAASIGADAYGKTPQDDIVWLDTLIA; encoded by the coding sequence ATGAATCAGGAATTATTACTGAAGCTTTCCGAATGTGTGGAGTTCGGAAAAATTAATCTGGCATCACCTTATCCTCCCAACATGAAAGGGCAACCGGGAGCAGACGAATATACCAAAGAAGCGCTGGAAGCCGGTGCACAGCCGTCTGAAATTTTGGACGAATTGGTTGCTGCCATGGGTAAAGTGGGACAGAAGTTCACCGAGAATAAAATTTTCGTTCCTCAGATGTTGTTGTCGGCCAAGGCAATGAGTGCTGCAATGGCGCATCTGAAACCGTTCTTTGCAAGCGGAGCCGTTCAACGCAAAGGCACTTTCATTATCGGAACCGTATTCGGCGATTTGCACGACATTGGCAAAAACTTAGTTGCCATGATGGTGGAAGGTGCCGGTTGGGAAGTGATCGACCTGGGTATCGACGTGAAGATCGAAAAATTTGTGGAAGCAGTACAGCAACATCCGGGTGCAGCGCTTGGTATTTCGGCGCTGTTGACAACCACAATGGTGAATATCCAACCGGTGATCGAAGCGGTAAAAGCAGCATCGCCCGACACCAAAATTATTGTGGGAGGAGCGCCTCTTTCAGCCGAGTTTGCCGCCTCCATCGGTGCCGACGCCTATGGCAAAACACCACAGGACGACATCGTTTGGCTGGATACTTTAATCGCATAA